One stretch of Malus domestica chromosome 14, GDT2T_hap1 DNA includes these proteins:
- the LOC103454147 gene encoding cytokinin riboside 5'-monophosphate phosphoribohydrolase LOG7 — MEETKSRFNRICVFCGSSSGKKASYQEAAVELGKELVERRIDLVYGGGSVGLMGLVSQAVHDGGRHVLGVIPRTLMPREITGETVGEVRTVSDMHQRKAEMARQADAFIALPGGYGTLEELLEVITWAQLGIHRKPVGLLNVDGYYNSLLCFIDKAVDEGFISPTARHIIVSAPTAKQLVRQLEEYVPEHDEVTSKLVWEEVDRISYVSEPGVAT, encoded by the exons atggaagagACAAAGTCGAGATTCAATAGGATTTGTGTTTTCTGTGGTAGCAGTTCAGGGAAGAAAGCCAGCTACCAAGAAGCTGCTGTCGAACTTGGGAAGGAGCTG GTGGAGAGAAGGATTGATCTGGTCTATGGTGGTGGAAGCGTGGGATTGATGGGTCTTGTTTCTCAGGCAGTTCATGATGGCGGGCGCCATGTCCTAGG AGTTATTCCAAGGACCCTAATGCCTAGAGAG ATAACTGGTGAAACTGTTGGAGAAGTGAGAACTGTCTCAGATATGCACCAAAGGAAAGCCGAGATGGCCCGTCAAGCTGATGCTTTTATTGCCCTCCCTG GTGGCTATGGTACCCTGGAAGAATTGCTGGAAGTCATTACCTGGGCTCAGCTTGGAATCCACCGCAAACCT gtgGGGCTTTTGAATGTGGACGGTTACTACAATTCGTTGTTGTGTTTCATCGATAAGGCCGTTGATGAAGGCTTTATTTCTCCTACTGCACGTCACATTATCGTGTCTGCTCCAACAGCCAAGCAATTGGTCAGACAACTGGAG GAGTATGTACCAGAACACGATGAAGTAACATCAAAGTTGGTGTGGGAAGAGGTGGACAGAATAAGCTATGTATCTGAACCAGGAGTGGCCACGTGA